GCGGTCTCCTGCCGGATGTCTTCCTGCAGGTGCCCCAATCCTTCCCGTTCGAAGGCGTCGGCGATCGTCACCTTGAACAGCTTCGATACGGAAGGGATATCTTCCGGAGCAAGAGGTGTGATGCTTAAAGAACCTAGATTGCTCAATTCACCCATTCCACATCCGCACCCAGCAAGCGCAGATGATCGAAATACTGCGGATAAGACTTCGCCACATGATGGGCATCCTTGATCAGCAGCGGCTGGCGGGCCCGCAGGCCAACTACAGTAAGCGCCATAATTACACGGTGGTCATAGTGGGCATTGATCGTTACGCCGCCTTCCACGCCATCCGGTGTGCCATGCACAATGATCTCGTCCCGGCGTTCCTCGACCTTCGCACCGGCCCGGGTCAGCTCAGCCAGATAGTCTGTGATACGGTCGCATTCCTTGTAGCGCAGATTCTCCACATTATAGAAGCGCGAGGTCCCTTCAGCAAAAACCGCCGCAGCTACCATTGCCAGCACTGCATCGGTTGCCGCATCGCCGTCGAATTCCACCGCCTTCAGAATGCCGTTCCCCTGCACATGCACTGTTCCGTTCTCATGGGTGAGCGGCACCTCCATCATCCGCAGCACATCGACAATGGCCCGCTCTCCCTGCTTGCTTCTCTCAGCCAGCCGGTGAATGGTCACATCCGACTTCGTCACTGCTGCGGCCGCAAGCACTGCGGCTGATCCCGGATAATCGCCTTGCACCGTATAGGTCTTGGCTGCATAGTTCTGGCGTCCAGGCACCTTGAAGGACATATAATCGTCAGCCGCATGTACGATAATCCCGGCCTGCTCCAGCACCTCCAGCGTCTGGCCGATGACCACCTTTGATTTCAGATCATCCACCACGATGATCTCACTGTCTTCTTCAAGCAGTGGCGTAAGGAATAAAAGTGCGCTGAGATACTGCGAGCTGACAGCGCCAGAAACGGTAATCCGTCCGCCCTGCGGCTTGCCGCCGCGGATCGTAATGGGCAGCCTTCCGTTATTATGCTCGACCTCCACGCCGAGCTGGCCCAGTGCCAGAATGAGGTCGTCATGCGGCCGCTTGCCGAGAGAATCGGGATACGTATTCACGAAGGTAACCTCCGGGCTAAGAGCAGCCACCGCCATCAGGAAGCGCAGCACAGCGCCGGCATTCCCGACATTCAGCTCCTTGACGTCACGGGGATGGCGTCCGAACCCCTGGACTACGATTTTCTCATCATCTTCAGTCAGGACTGCGCCAAGATCGGCAATACATCTGCGGATCGCGTCGCTGTCCTCACTGTGGGCAGGATGGTAGATCGTGCTGACTCCTTCAGAGAGAGCGGCTACCAGCAGGTAGCGCGTGGTGTAGTTTTTGGAGGACAGAGCTCCGAATTCTCCTTGCAGCGTCGGCGTAGGCCTAACAATAACGTCCATAGTATAAGCGCTCCTTCATCATATATAGTCAGTATGTACGGTCCTGTTTGACAGGGTAATCCGCAGTTGTGTTATCATTGCGTGAAGAAAGTCCATTCCCATTCAGGCAGAAAAGAGGGTACTATCATGAATGAAATTCCGCAAATTACACCGCAGGAGCTGCGTAAGCGGCTCGCTGCCGGCGAAGAGCTTGTACTGATCGATGTCCGTGAAGAGGATGAGGTTGCCTTCGGCATGATTCCCGGTGCACAGCATATCCCGATGGGCCAGATCCCGCAGCAGACGGAGAGTCTTCCGTCAGACACTGAGATCATCTTCATCTGCCGTTCCGGCAACCGCAGCCAGCGGGTCTGTGAATATCTGCAGCAATTCGGCATTCAAGGCTCTAACCTGAGCGGCGGCATGATCGAGTGGGATGATACCGAAGCGTAATTGAACTTCATCCTGATGTTAAGCGCCAACACACATAAAAGCTCAAGCGCGGTAACGCAGTAAAATGTATTGCGAGACCTCAGCCACATTCAGCTCCGTTGTATCGACCGTGCAATGCGCGAAACGGTAAGCTTCCCTGCGCTGTTCCATAATGGAACGGACCCGGTTTGCCGCATTGCCGGCGAGCAGCGGCCGGTTCACATCCCCGCTGACCCGTTCAATAATGGCATCCTCCGTGGCTGTAAGAGCCACAACAAATCCATGCTCCAGCATGACTGCGGCATTCCCTGGCGCAAGAACCGCCCCTCCGCCTGTAGAGATCACTTTGCGCTCTCCCTGCAGCATTTCCTGAAGCACCGCTGATTCAATGCGCCGGAATGCCTGCTCTCCGCCTTCTGCGAAGATATCCGCAATACTGCGGCCCTCTCTTCCGGTAATTACTGCATCCAGATCAACCAGTTCATAGTCAAGCTCCTCAGCCAGAATGGCGCCTACTGTAGACTTCCCCGTAGCCATCATCCCGACGAGAATGATATTTCGATCGTCCATAACAACCTCCAAGCCGCGACATTTGTCATATCATAACACAGGGTGAAAAGTTTGCACAATGCCGGCAGCCTTCATTTTGAAGCGGCCTGTACCTGCCATGGCTATGCCACATGGATGCAAAAAACCCGATAGCCCTCCGCGTGAAGCGGAAAGCATCTCGGGTTCCTAAGCATGAAGCTGAACGCTGCCTGTTACTCTGCCAGCCAGTTGTGGTGGAACACGCCTTCTTTGTCCACACGCTTGAAGGTGTGAGCGCCGAAGTAATCGCGCTGTGCCTGCAGCAGGTTCGCTGGAAGACGTTCTGTACGGTAGCTGTCGTAGTATGCAAGGGCGCTGGAGAATCCCGGAACCGGAATGCCCAGAGTTACAGCCGAAGCGATAACCTTGCGCCATGCCGACTGGTAGTTGTCCATAACATCCTTGAAGAACGGATCAAGCAGAAGGTTCTTCAGCTCTGCATTGTTCTCATAAGCATCTGTGATGTTCTGCAGGAACCGGGAACGGATGATGCAGCCGCCGCGCCAGATTTTGGCCAGCTCGCCGTATTTCAGATTCCAGCCGTATTCGTCAGAAGCTACACGCAGCTGGGCAAAGCCCTGGGCATACGATACGATCTTGCTGGCGAACAATGCTTTGCGCACGTTCTCGATGAATTCAGCCTTGTCGCCGTCGAAAGGAGCCACAGCAGGTCCGCTCAGCACTTTGCTGGCTTCAACGCGTTCCTCCTTCATGGCCGACAGGAAGCGGGAGAAGACAGATTCGGTAATCATGGACAGCGGCACGCCTAGATCCAGCGAGCTTTGGCTTGTCCACTTGCCGGTACCCTTTTGTCCGGCAGCATCAAGGATAACATCCACCATCGGCTTGCCGGTCTCTTCGTCATACTGAGCGAAGATATCCTTCGTAATCTCAATCAGATAGCTGTCCAGCTCGCCATTGTTCCATTCTGCGAAGGTGCTGTGCAGCTCCTTGGCATCCAGACCCAGAACGTCCTTGAGCAGGTGGTAGGCTTCGCCAATCAGCTGCATGTCACCGTACTCGATACCGTTATGCACCATTTTCACATAGTGTCCTGCACCGTCCGGCCCGATATATGTACAGCAAGGCTCTCCGCCCACATGGGCTGAAATCGCCGTAAGGATAGGTTCAACCAGCTTATACGCGCTTTCCTGACCGCCCGGCATAATGGAAGGACCCTTGAGCGCGCCTTCTTCACCGCCGGACACGCCGGTGCCGACGAAGCGGAAGCCTTTGTCTTCAAGATATTTACTGCGGCGTACCGTGTCAGGGAAATAAGCGTTACCGCCATCAATGATGATATCGCCTTGATCCAAGAACGGCAGAAGCTGCTCAATGGTGGCATCTGTAGCCTGGCCTGCCTGAACCATGATCAGAATCTTGCGCGGTACTTCGAGTGATTGTACAAACTCTTCAACGGAGAACGTACCCACCAGGTTCTTGCCCGCTGCTTCTGCGACCAGATCATGTGTCTTCTCCGGGGAACGGTTAAACACGGATACGCTGAAGCCTTTGCTCTCGATGTTAAGAGCCAAATTCTTGCCCATTACCGCCAAGCCAATAACGCCGATTTGTTGTTTTGACATCTGGTTCTCCACCCTTTGCACCCTGTATTTTTGTGAAATCCATTTCTCGCAGTATAAGAATACCACCCTTTGTCAGAGACAGCAAAGTTCCGCCTGCGAAAGAGAGATCAATTTCATTGACAAACTTCGATCCATCAGGGAAATTGCTCACAATGACTATTTTAACGGTTTTGTGCGCAGAAGTGAACCCCCGTCCTCAAGAAAGGCTCAATAAAAGGACACCCCGCGATGGGATGCCCTTAACCGCATGTATTCACTTCGCACCCTACCATTCCAGCGCTGCAAGCTCCCTGGTCAATTGCTCAAGCCTCGCTGTGCTGGCCGCTACCGCTTCCTTATCGCGTTCACGCATAGCTTCATTCAGCAAGTCGAGCTGTTCATCCACGGCAAGCCTGCGGTCGCGGATTCGCTCTTCGCCCTCTATGGAGTAGAACAGCTTCGTCAGCTCCTGATCGGACAAAAGCGGCCCCTTCTGGTACAGCACCCGCTGTTGATAACCGGAAATCTCCACCAGGCGGATGACTTCACCGAATAAAATATTCTCTATAATGATCTGACGGTCACGGAAGCGCTTGACAACGGCATGACCTCTCATATCCCCAATCAGCTTCTCCATCCATTCTGACAGGCGCGCATCACGGATCATGTAATCTCCCACCAGCTTGAAGCCGTCCTTAATCCGCTGGAAGCGCAGCTTCACAAGCTTGCGGCCGGTGCGCACCGAAATAAGAAAAACACTCTCGTTCTCACTCCAGTACAGGGAATAACCTTCCTTGATCAAGTCCTTGATTAGATCCTGGATATGCTGTCTGTCGAACCGCAGCTCCAGATTGCAGTACTCCACTTCATCATTTTTGTTCACGGCACTCCCCCCTAACTGCTTGATTTAAGCATCGTCAGCTTCATGGCCTAACCTAAGAGTAGAACAGACTGCCGGACCTCCGCCTGCACCTTGGATCTTTGCGTAGCTTACACTTATTTTATACTTCATATTATGTAGCGGTAACTTGGTTTATTGACTATTTTTACCCGTTTTTGGCCTTTTCCAAACGCTGGTACCCACTTTAGGAGGTATGGACCAGCCCTTTTATACGCAAAAACAGCAATAAAGCCGCATTCCTCCCCTTTTCAGGCGGTCTGCGGCTTATTGCATTTCTGCACCGGGTTCACTTCCCTGTGCCAGCTGGACTCAGTGCGCCCTGCCGTGCTTCAGCTTCGTCCGGTGGACGATCAGCAGATGCAGGCCGAATAATATAACCATTACTCCTGCGCTGGCCAGAAAAGGAGCGCCGTGGCTGACCGTATCCCACAGCTTGCCTGACACCACCGGACCGGCAACCATCCCTGAGCCCTGCAGCGTCAGGAAGAGCCCCCAGACGGTCCCGCGTTCGCCTTCCGGCACCTGCTTCGCCAGGAAAGCGTTCCACGCCGGAAGAATCAGCGCATAGCTGATCCCGACCAGCGCCACCGCCACGAAGGCCAGCGGCAGCCAGCGGACCTGTGAGAAGAAGGCCATGGAGCAGGCTGCCAGCAGGAAACCGATATTAAGGAAGATGGAAGTACCGACCTTATCGACCAGCTTCCCGGCGGGTATAAGTGTCAGTACGGTAATTCCTCCCCCGGCAATCAGCAGCAGGCTGAACTGGTTCGGGGTGACATGCAGCTCCGAGCGTGCAAACAAGGTGACCACCGGGGTCATAAGCCCAATCGCAAAAGCCTGCAGGAACAGCGCCGGGAACAGCAGACGGCTTACCTTCAGTGAGGAGGTGACCTGCTGCCAGGTCCGCTTCAGACTCTCCAAGGGCCTTACCGGCTTACGCGGTACCGGCGGTCCCTCTGCCGATATCTCACGCACCACACGCGGCGCATGCCCGCCGATCTTCGAAGGCAGGAACAGCGCCACGGCTACAACGGCGGCAGCGAAGCCCATCAGCACCAGGAAGACTGTCCGGTAGCCCTGTCCGCCATGATCCATCATGAAGTTGACGATAATCGGCCCGACTCCGGTTCCGGCCAGGGAGGCCATCTCCACCGCCCCCATAGCTGCGCCGCTGCTGCCGCTCTTGGTTGAGCCCGCCAGCTCGGTGATGCCTGTCATCGTGCAAGGCCACAGCGGCGAGGTACCAATCCCCAGAATCAGACAGGCGATGGACAAGCTTACGGCATCTTTGGCATAGATAATCAGCCCGACAGCCACGACCAGCAGCAGCAGCGCTCCTGTCATCGTCCAGCGGTAGCCGATCCGCTCCATCACCCAGCCGAACGGGCTGCGGAACAGGTTATCCCCGAGATACTGCAGCGCGAAGGCGAATCCGACCACTGTTACGGAGAGACCCAGAATATTCTCCATGTAGACTGGCAGCAGAGCTACCAGCAGCGAGCCTTTGACGAATTCGACCAGGAAAATAATGATCCACATTTCTAATATGAACGGTGAGGCTAAACTGATATGCATACGTTCCGCTGCTTTGCCAGACATTTCATCACATCCTAGTATTATGTTGATTGATTTGTTATACTGATGCTTGCTCAAGTAGAAATGGGTATTCCGTCCCTCCGGGGACACCTTTTGCTTCAGCGAAATCAAAAAAACCACTCTTCGCGAAAGGTTGTGACAGCATTAAATGAATCAACAAGCTACTCCCCTCTTCACTGCTCTCAAAAAGCATGCCGCCGGAAATCCAGTTCAATTCCATATTCCGGGACATAAGAAGGGGCTAGGGACCGATGCCGAATTCCGTGAGTTTATCGGCGATAACGCTCTATCCATAGATTTGATCAATATTGCACCGCTTGATGATCTTCATCAGCCCACCGGGGTTATCCTTGAAGCTCAGAAGCTGGCTGCAGAGGCTTTCGGCGCCGATTACACGTATTTCAGTGTACAAGGCACGAGCAATGCCATCATGACTATGATCCTCTCTGTCTGCTCAGAAGGAGACAAAATTATTGTGCCGCGCAATATTCACAAATCGGTGATGTCGGCCATTATTTTCTCCGGAGCCAAGCCTATTTTCGTCTCTCCTGTACAGGATGAGAATCTTGGGATAGACCACGGCATAACCACCAGCTCGCTGGAACGGGCTTTAAGGCGCCATCCGGATGCCAAGGGTGTCCTCGTTATCAATCCGACGTATTTCGGCGTATGCGCCGACCTCCGTTCGATTGTCGACCTGGCCCATAGTTACGGGGTTCCCGTACTTGTGGACGAGGCACATGGAGTACTGATTCATTTTCATGAGGACTTACCGGTATCGGCCATGCAGGCCGGTGCAGACCTGGCAGCAACCAGCGTGCATAAGCTGGGCGGCTCCATGACACAGAGCTCGGTACTGAACCTCAATGCCAAGACGGGTCTTGTCAACCCACAACGGGTACAGACCATTCTCAGCATGCTGACCACCACTTCAACCTCATATATTCTGCTTGCCTCTCTGGATACCAGTAGACGCAACCTTGCCCTGAACGGACATGAGATGGCGGCGAGAACGATTGCCCTGTCGACCTATGCCCGTAATTCAATTAATGAGATTGAGGGGCTGTACAGCTTCGGCAAAGAAATTCTCGGAACAGAAGCCACCTTCGATCATGATCCGACGAAGCTGAACATTCATGTACGCCACCTGGGCATTACCGGTTACGAGACCGAGAACTGGCTCCGGCAGAAGTATAACATCGAAGTTGAACTCAGCGACATGTATAATATTCTTTGCCTGATTACCCCTGGAGATACTAAAGAATCTGTAGATAAGCTGCTTGCGGCGCTGCAGGTGCTCTCAGCGATCCATTACAGCAAGGGTGAGATCTATGAGCTTAAGGTACAAGTGCCGAATATCCCGCAGCTGGCCCTAATCCCGAGAGATGCCTTCTACGCGGATACACAGCTGATTCCCTTCCGGGAGTCTGCCGGTTACATCATTGCAGAGTTCATCTACGTCTATCCGCCGGGTATTCCTATTCTTCTCCCTGGAGAAGTTATTACCCAGGATAATATCGACTATATCATCGACCATGTAGAAATCGGATTGCCTGTCAAAGGACCTGAGGACCGCAGCATTACCAATATAAAAGTTATTGTCGAAGCAGAGCCGATCTCCTAAGGCTTTTCCCATAGCAGTGCGACATGCAAAACCCCGATACGTATAGAGTATCGGGGTTTTGCATGAATGCCTGAAATCTATTCTTGCTGGGCAAGCAGCTCGTTATAAGCTTCTTCAACAGCTTTCCATTCAGCTTCATCTTCAATGTTGTACAGAACCATTTCCTCGTCTTCTTCTTCCATACGAAGGATGATTCCGTCTGCTTCCGGGTTCTCGCGCTCAAGCAGCAGGGCGTACAACTTCTCGCCTACGTCGAACGTTTCCACCAGTACCATTTCTACATCTTCGCCCTGCTCGTTCGTCAAGGTCAGCACAAACTCCTCGTGCTCATGGTCGTGATCATGTCCGCAACCGCATGCTTCACCATGTTCATGGCCATGCTCATGTTTGTGATCGCTCATTGTAATACCTCACTTTAATTGAATTATCCTACATTTGGTATCGTAACACGTAAGATAAGGACAGGTCAATTTGCAGGAGGGACTTAATTCTTGGATGAAGCCGTAACTACCTTCTCGGACACAAGAATGTACTCTCCGTTCTTGGACGCCTTCATGAAGAAGCCAACACTATATTTGCCCGGTTCCTTGAAATCATAGGTGAATTCCGGTGTGGAGAACCAAAAATCCTCATTCTTGGAGCCGGCAGCATCCTCCAGAATATCCTTCACATTCCCGGCAGGATCGGTAATCGCCACCTTCACGGCAGCAATGCTGTCCTTCAGGCTGTCCACCTGTGTCAGAATCTTCATCTTCAGCTTGCC
The window above is part of the Paenibacillus sp. FSL H8-0048 genome. Proteins encoded here:
- the aroA gene encoding 3-phosphoshikimate 1-carboxyvinyltransferase; the encoded protein is MDVIVRPTPTLQGEFGALSSKNYTTRYLLVAALSEGVSTIYHPAHSEDSDAIRRCIADLGAVLTEDDEKIVVQGFGRHPRDVKELNVGNAGAVLRFLMAVAALSPEVTFVNTYPDSLGKRPHDDLILALGQLGVEVEHNNGRLPITIRGGKPQGGRITVSGAVSSQYLSALLFLTPLLEEDSEIIVVDDLKSKVVIGQTLEVLEQAGIIVHAADDYMSFKVPGRQNYAAKTYTVQGDYPGSAAVLAAAAVTKSDVTIHRLAERSKQGERAIVDVLRMMEVPLTHENGTVHVQGNGILKAVEFDGDAATDAVLAMVAAAVFAEGTSRFYNVENLRYKECDRITDYLAELTRAGAKVEERRDEIIVHGTPDGVEGGVTINAHYDHRVIMALTVVGLRARQPLLIKDAHHVAKSYPQYFDHLRLLGADVEWVN
- a CDS encoding rhodanese-like domain-containing protein, coding for MNEIPQITPQELRKRLAAGEELVLIDVREEDEVAFGMIPGAQHIPMGQIPQQTESLPSDTEIIFICRSGNRSQRVCEYLQQFGIQGSNLSGGMIEWDDTEA
- a CDS encoding shikimate kinase; this translates as MDDRNIILVGMMATGKSTVGAILAEELDYELVDLDAVITGREGRSIADIFAEGGEQAFRRIESAVLQEMLQGERKVISTGGGAVLAPGNAAVMLEHGFVVALTATEDAIIERVSGDVNRPLLAGNAANRVRSIMEQRREAYRFAHCTVDTTELNVAEVSQYILLRYRA
- the gndA gene encoding NADP-dependent phosphogluconate dehydrogenase, coding for MSKQQIGVIGLAVMGKNLALNIESKGFSVSVFNRSPEKTHDLVAEAAGKNLVGTFSVEEFVQSLEVPRKILIMVQAGQATDATIEQLLPFLDQGDIIIDGGNAYFPDTVRRSKYLEDKGFRFVGTGVSGGEEGALKGPSIMPGGQESAYKLVEPILTAISAHVGGEPCCTYIGPDGAGHYVKMVHNGIEYGDMQLIGEAYHLLKDVLGLDAKELHSTFAEWNNGELDSYLIEITKDIFAQYDEETGKPMVDVILDAAGQKGTGKWTSQSSLDLGVPLSMITESVFSRFLSAMKEERVEASKVLSGPAVAPFDGDKAEFIENVRKALFASKIVSYAQGFAQLRVASDEYGWNLKYGELAKIWRGGCIIRSRFLQNITDAYENNAELKNLLLDPFFKDVMDNYQSAWRKVIASAVTLGIPVPGFSSALAYYDSYRTERLPANLLQAQRDYFGAHTFKRVDKEGVFHHNWLAE
- a CDS encoding MFS transporter; the protein is MHISLASPFILEMWIIIFLVEFVKGSLLVALLPVYMENILGLSVTVVGFAFALQYLGDNLFRSPFGWVMERIGYRWTMTGALLLLVVAVGLIIYAKDAVSLSIACLILGIGTSPLWPCTMTGITELAGSTKSGSSGAAMGAVEMASLAGTGVGPIIVNFMMDHGGQGYRTVFLVLMGFAAAVVAVALFLPSKIGGHAPRVVREISAEGPPVPRKPVRPLESLKRTWQQVTSSLKVSRLLFPALFLQAFAIGLMTPVVTLFARSELHVTPNQFSLLLIAGGGITVLTLIPAGKLVDKVGTSIFLNIGFLLAACSMAFFSQVRWLPLAFVAVALVGISYALILPAWNAFLAKQVPEGERGTVWGLFLTLQGSGMVAGPVVSGKLWDTVSHGAPFLASAGVMVILFGLHLLIVHRTKLKHGRAH
- a CDS encoding aminotransferase class I/II-fold pyridoxal phosphate-dependent enzyme; translation: MNQQATPLFTALKKHAAGNPVQFHIPGHKKGLGTDAEFREFIGDNALSIDLINIAPLDDLHQPTGVILEAQKLAAEAFGADYTYFSVQGTSNAIMTMILSVCSEGDKIIVPRNIHKSVMSAIIFSGAKPIFVSPVQDENLGIDHGITTSSLERALRRHPDAKGVLVINPTYFGVCADLRSIVDLAHSYGVPVLVDEAHGVLIHFHEDLPVSAMQAGADLAATSVHKLGGSMTQSSVLNLNAKTGLVNPQRVQTILSMLTTTSTSYILLASLDTSRRNLALNGHEMAARTIALSTYARNSINEIEGLYSFGKEILGTEATFDHDPTKLNIHVRHLGITGYETENWLRQKYNIEVELSDMYNILCLITPGDTKESVDKLLAALQVLSAIHYSKGEIYELKVQVPNIPQLALIPRDAFYADTQLIPFRESAGYIIAEFIYVYPPGIPILLPGEVITQDNIDYIIDHVEIGLPVKGPEDRSITNIKVIVEAEPIS
- a CDS encoding DUF1292 domain-containing protein, with protein sequence MSDHKHEHGHEHGEACGCGHDHDHEHEEFVLTLTNEQGEDVEMVLVETFDVGEKLYALLLERENPEADGIILRMEEEDEEMVLYNIEDEAEWKAVEEAYNELLAQQE
- a CDS encoding copper amine oxidase encodes the protein MRWRKIALCTVVFFMMGSSYLFADAVNQRIKVWSNGKEIADGGYLIDGKTYIPAREAGGIVSWDGSGRVTILKPNVHIVLFKGDTVFGNVNTGKLKMKILTQVDSLKDSIAAVKVAITDPAGNVKDILEDAAGSKNEDFWFSTPEFTYDFKEPGKYSVGFFMKASKNGEYILVSEKVVTASSKN